Genomic DNA from Chaetodon auriga isolate fChaAug3 chromosome 18, fChaAug3.hap1, whole genome shotgun sequence:
ctgctcAGCTATTTTAAAAGCCTTTCGGTGTTAATCCACAGGTCAAACATTGTCTAAACCCAGATCCTCACTTAAGATCTGAAGAGACTAAAAGATCAACAGCGCAGGTAAAAGATGTGGTGATCGGCAGAGATGGATTCACAGCAGGGCCTTCGGTTTAAGACCCGGGGGGTAACAGAGGGGCTGaagctgaccaatcagacaAGTTGTACATAAAACAACCACTTTAACCAAACTCATGAAGAAGAGGACACACTGAAATTAAATCCTCACTTCCTTGATGGGTGTAATTCTTGCTGCAGCAGGACGTAATATCACAATGAGAGAACTGTAATGGGGCATCAGcgaaggaaagaaaagctttgATCTGATCATAGGGATCGTTTAATGACTGTAAATAGCATCATAAATGATGTTTATGGTCGCAGACACTATAATAAGACCCTGAAGCTGatgttgctgtttgtgctctgaTGGTGAACAGGTGGATGAAGAGGTGTATAATTCAGGGACCTCAGATATCTGTGAAATCAGCTCCTGCACCTGCTGTTTCCCTCCCAGTAGAGAAACCGCGAGCTGTCTGAAATCAGTGTTCAGGTTCAAAACTGTATGGAAATGACTGGGGTTAGAGTGAGGGTTAGGTAAAGGTGCATGAATCTTATTATTTGCATGAGAAAACCTCACTCTGCTCTCAGCACTTCATGACACCGGGCAGACCTCTGATGGTGATCTGCATTAAGCTACTCACGTGGCACTATCACCAGCCGCCATCAGCAGCAACACGAAGACGAGCTGACGGGACGAGAGTGTTGGGCAGCACCCCGGGTGGCAGCAGTCAATGGGTTTGAGAGTTTGAAATTAGACGTGGCATGTCAGCAGACCTGCGTGACAACCACTGCAGTCGAATAGCTAAGATGGCATCTGAGATTGGACAACTTTAACCTGCTCCCTCTCAGCTTTGTTagagctgtctgtctgcgcCCTGCAGCGATTCATTAGAGATGCTATCAGACActaaaagttttttttagcaGCAGGGTATCGAGGAAACATCCGTGGGAACCGTTTCTACTCTGGCCCAGCGAGCCGGTGGCATGTTTTAGCAAACTGTGAGTAAGTTCAGCACAGTTATCACACGGACATCATGTGTCACTTTATGCTTCTGAAGAAGAAACGCTTTGTGGGTCTTTTAATCTTACAGCCATATCTGCATTCTGTGGCCTTTGATGGTCCCACAACAGAAATTCAAATGATCTTCTAAGTGACATGTAATGGCTTTTTGAGCAGGTTTCACCGGTCTGTGTGACACGTTTCGTCTGCAGCAGCCATGACAGAGAGGCCGTGAACTGACAATCAAATCATAGACACATCATAAACAGTTGTGCTGCATTATATagacaggtgtttctattattttgtgcACTGAGTTTATGCCAGTGGGAGCAGGCTAAATAACAGAAACCTCTCTCTGTGTAATGtggttgaatcaacacctctctaacAAACTGAGCACATGACCTTCATGAAAGAAGGGCTTACTGCAGGACTGCTGCATCAGACTGCCTGATGAATGTCTATTAATGGAACATTTTGGAGATGGGGATGAAACAGGGCTAAACAGGGGCTTCGGCTGGATTATTTCCTCACATTAAGAttccaaaaacaacagaagaagacaccTCGTAAGAGCCGCTCAGATGACGAGAAAACTTCATcgcctgagagagaaaaaaaacagattctcCGTCCGACAAGTTAATCCGTCATAGTTGATACCTGACGTTCACAGATGGAGCGGAGACACAATGCACAGTTGTTGTTTTGCAGTAATTAGCCAGGGTCGGGCTTTGTGCAGGGCCACGGTCCACTGGCAGCCACACGGCGTTCAGTCACGAATCTGTGTGAGGTGTGAACAATGCAAGATTCAACTGTGATTATTGGCTTCAGAGATGATATCATGAACGATGTGTCAGACGGAGGCACGCCAGTCAGTGTAGGCCACTGAATGCACACTTTGTTTATGTATGACTTCACCATTTGGTATCTCTACTTTAAAGACTCTGCTGTcaaatattttgtcaaataTTCACATGAAAGTGAAGAACTTTGGCGTTCTGTAACTGTGAGTTCTCGCTGCGGTTTCACGCTCAGCCAGCGCTCTTGTCTGTGGTGGCGTCTTGACTCCGTCCGTGTTAAGAAACAGACGTTCAGCCCGGCTGGTGCGTGGGAGCGATGAGCTCGTACAAAGCGCAACACGTTTGGCCTGGCAGAGATAAAACCGGGGAGTGTGAAGAACAATAAGCAGAAAGGTGAACATATGTGATACGACAAAACATCATCGTAACAGCTGCCAAAAAGCCGTCAACACGGGGCAGGTTTTGTGTGGGTAAAGTGCAGCAGAACACAAACTGGGATCCAGCTGTTCACGTCACAGAGCGGTCAGACCATCAGACAAACTGCTACTGTGGGATCCTTCAGTACAcattcaaggtacttgtactttactggAGTAAAGCCAATAAGAAAACTTGATTGGACTAAGTAGAAACTCTTGAGGTGTAAACATATGTAATAATATTTACTCATTTATGTTCATGcactcatttgtttctgtttgtaacTGTTGtgtatttgctgctgtttaatttgtgttctttgtCTCAATGGATGCACTTTAATTGATGTTGTATTATAAGGTTAAATGAAGCTCTTACAAAAGAATTATGAACATAAATTTCAAAGGATTTTTGTAGGTTACAAACAAGCTAATAGTTTATGATCTAAAGCACTTTTCTTTTGAAGGTCAGTTGCACAGAAACTACGGTTAGTGCAGAGGGTCAAAAGTGAAGCAGAAGCTGGtctgtaaacagtttgtttgttcacCTTCTTTTCCAGATATGTTGGATGATTTGTCGGATcctgttgtgttcatgtgttaCCTGATCTCAGTCATTATGATGGCATCCTTTAACGTCCATCCCTGAGAGTCCGAGGAGTGACTCCAGATGTTTGTGGCCCGAAAGCTGCTGACTCGCTgagcaacacaaagcagaaaacaacagaaaagagaacaagGACTTAAGGGGCTTCCTAAAGGACTCGAACGCTTCCTAAAGAGGCCGCTTCAGACAAAGACCTGATGTCGGCTCTGTCAGCCTGCGCCTCAGCACGGCTCTGACGGCTCAGGTATGAATGCACGGCCTCTGTTTGCTTTGAGCTGTTTGCTGATGGATCATCTTACACCTTTTCTCTTTACCTGCAGGAAGCGTCTCCTGACCTGCAGAGGCAACAGATGACGAGTCCTCAACTGGAGCTACTGCTGCTCCAGGTTCACACGAACATTGCTTATATTCAACCAGCGATGGAGGAAGAATTCACATCCTTTACTTTAGTACAAGTACTAATACCActatgtaaaaatactctgttacaagcaAAATCtcactcaagtaaaagtatgttAGTATAATCATGAAAATGTACTCAGAGTATTAAAGGtagtgcagtaaagtgtctcCTCTTCTATCTGCTCTCTTATTGTGAGGTGAAGCTCGTTTTAAACTATTTtgtgattcttttcattctggatgaAACTGCTGATTGATCGTTTGGTTTGGAAACATcctgaaaacagtgagaaatgtggtcacgATGAGCCCAAAGAGACAccttcacagtgtttgtttagtccaaagctccacattaTGACAAATACATTCAAATCATTAAAGTAATTAAAAGGTAAAGCATCAAATCTGGGACCATGACGTGttttgacatgaaaaatgatttaaatgattaTTAAAGAAGTTAATCAATTTCCTGTCAGTAAGTCAAAGTGCAATATTTCCTTCTAAAACGTgatggagtagaagtagaacGTAGCGTGAGCTTAAAATACTCCAGTAAAGCACAAGTACAAGGCTATGAGTAAACCAGTAAGTTGAGTACTTCAGTtaatgtactcagttacattcGACCGCTGAGTTCAACTTCGTGTTTACAAAAAAAGTCACATGATTTCACACATGATAAATTCACATTGAGGAGGATTAATATAAGGTTGACCGGTGTTAGCTTAACCCTTAGCAGTGACAAACTTCTGCAGAttactttgtgtgtatgtgtattaaTATCTGAGCAGCGCTGCCGGTGTACGTCCTGTAAAAACTGTGGATATTTAATAGCTGAAGTTTAggttaaaaatatatttttattatcaaatgTGACCATCTGTtattcttctctgctctgctccgaCATCTGGAAAGCGTGTTCATGCTCTCAAAGCACTGACATACAGTCTCTATTGCATGTCTTTATTAAGCACATTTATAGAAAAATATACTTACAGCTTCACCCAGATATTTTACAAGATGATACAGTTCCATTGCAGTTTAAACGTTCCCCTTCGTgacagaaacatggaaaaagatGGAGCTTTAAGCAACAGTTTGAAGTGATagggaaatatgtttattcacTTTTTGAGGGAGAGTTAGCTGATTAGATTGATGCTCTCATGTCTGTTAGAtaagaagctgcagcaggtggttagcttagcttagcaaaacagggggaaactgctagcctggctcagtccAGAGGTAACAACATCTGGCTACCAGCAGCTTAAAAGCTCAGAAATTTAACACGTTTAATTAACTGTTTAACTCATACAAAAACGGAGGTGTAAAGAAGTAATTTGCCAAGAAAATAGTCTTCGTCTACTCATCGTAAAAAGAGATACAAGGTGTTAaataatgagctttagaggagctgATGGCCAGGTGTTGTTACCTTtaacagaaccaggctagctgtttctccattttcagtctttatgctaagctaggctaactagctgctagctgtagcttcatatttaacagatcGCTGAGaggtatcgatcttctcatccaacCCTTTGCAAGAAAGCTGACGAACATATTTCCTAAAAGGtttaatgtattaaaaatgatttgtgtTCAGGGtgaaaagtgttttgttgttaaGGATAAAAAATGACTGCTGATGTACTTTAATTAATTCCTTCACTGAATGTCTGCATGCTGCTCATCCTGAGAAACGGGAATAAATCACTAAATAAAGGAGACGATGGTGGAAGAGCTGCATCAGTCGGGTCTTCAGTTCTGGTCTGGAGCAGTCAGAGTCTCTTTGTCACGACCCTCCTCAGAAATAAAAGCTGCCAGTCTTTCACCGtcacatcatcttcatcctcagcGTCGTCACGAGGCTGAAGACAATCTGTGAGCGCCATGATGATGTTTGTACACAGGACTCTGAGGTTTCCTGtcctctgcagagaaaacaacggaaataaaaacattcatcgTCACCGTCTGACGAGAAGCCGACTGCTGGACTCAATCAGAccgtttttcattttttaatcaaCCAAACTGAACGTCAGCAAGCTACCCTAACCTGAGAGGATAGTTCTGCTGATATTCTTTGTTCGTCCATCTCACTgctttctgacttcctgtccgtggctctcagctccaacattaaatctttaaaaaacacctcacaaatatttagtttcatttttttaaaaagatggaggaaataGTGCGTTCATTGGGACTATTTccagcggcggatgaatccacatgtgGTGCTTTAGTGAGTACTTATggcaggacggtgtgtgtgggagcgAGTCAGAGTgaactatgtgtgtgtgttcatggtgatgaaggaacgtgtcagtgcagcagtgaggctcactgatgtgtttttaatagtttttaggacaacagtggagctccacggctcagaggaggaagacctATCAGAGTTCGCAGTAGGTGAAGtcactgctggttttggtctttttatgggatCTGAACATGTTTCACGGTCCTCGGCGCCTCATACAGACTCATCAGGTGCCCTTCAGCATCTGCGTGCGACGCGCTAAACCTTCCTGTCAGAAAGCCTTTCGAACAGACGCTTAACGCCGTGAAATGCTCGGTTCACTTCACTCGGTCAGGCTGAGGAAAAGGTGATTGACTCTGGGTTTCACGTGGGATGTGACCCCCGGTCTCCTGGGTGAGGGGCCCGGGTGTGTtagttgttattattattggtcCATCTATATTAACAGTGTATAGGATAAAATGTGTGTTATATAACAGAAACAAGCCAGAGTCCAAAGTGCCATAAAGACACTTGAGGAGACGAACCGACGGCTCTGATTCATatttcatgtctctgtttgtttgctgagcTTCATGAAGAACTGGTTCTTCCTGCTTTGTGCTTACGAGCAGCTGTAATGAGGCCTGAAGCTGCTGGTTGGAGATCAGATTTGtgatcattattttatttttcctcagtttaaatttgagctgcaggctgctgtttgaaggCCTCGGTGAGTCTGTCAGAACTGAAGTATAATCATTCAGATGACTGAGGATAGAAACCTTCAGCGATGTGTATTTACTGGTGAAGTTTCTACAAATGACAGACAAATGATCCAGAATTCATCCTGGTTTCAGTCCACAATTTATGACTAAAACACTCCGTTTACACAGCACATGTGGTCCATAGTGTTCATGATCTGTATTTTATGCTTAAGCAAAAGACAAAATTATATTTTTTCTAAAAACCAGGAGCTGCTTCTGCTTTGCAATCTGGGACCATTTTAATCTCAACAGGACCAACCCTGtttcttaaaaacacaaacattagtgGTTGTTGAAAGGAGAAACGCGCCATTTAGCAGAAAATAAAGTCGCTCGTGTGTTTTTATAGCTTAAAACACAGGATGGAAGCTCTGTGGCTTTTCAGAGAACAGCTTCTTAGATTAGTCATTTTCAGTCAGGCCACAGCGTCGACCTCGCCGTCAGCATCCGTCCTCCAAAAGACTGAAATACAACTGTGGATATCAGCTGTGAGCTGGAGGGAAACTGGGAATTTGTGGGTGATGAAATTCCCAGTTTGGGTCCATAATCTCTGTCTATACAGTGTCAAAAAGACACGTTTCATCGTGATCAGGTCTACTCCACAAAATCAGCTTTAAGGGAGTGTTTAATCCAGCCTCACCTTCTCTTTGTGGAAGTTTGAAAGATGCTGCCGTGTGGAAATCCGCAGCCTCCAGCGGTGCTGCAGGGCCCGGACGAGCCGGGGCCAGACTGGGAGCGAGGCTGGGAGCGAGGCTGGAGGACTGGGGCTGCCAGTGGGGTCCAGTGCTGACGTAGCTGGCTGCCGGACCGCCGTACACGCCGTACTGGTTCGGTGGAGAATATGCACAAGCTGAGACATAACCAGGCAGACTGGACGAAGACTGAGGacgagaaagaaagaaaaaacccaGGATGACATTCAATGACGAGGCTTTTCAGAAGTCGTATGTCTAAAGAGCTCGAGTTCGGCCTCCTGGTGGGCCCAGATAACAAGTCAGGGGTGGAGTGAGCATGTTTTCCAGCCCCAGACTGGGATCCTTAAGCGCACTGCACATTTTTGCACATGTATGGGCTTATGCACGCACGCACCATTAGCGTTTCCATCAGGTTGGACAGTTGTTTCAGTGCTCAGCACTCCTACCCAGCACACCTTTCAACACCATGGACGCCATGAATTTTCATTGCCAGGCACTTAAAGAAGGACGGAGTGAGCCTCCTGGAGCTCTTCAAGAAACAGCTAACCGTTAGCATCCTGACAGATTCTGTCAGAAAGAGCTGAACGTGTCACAGCTCATCAAGAGAGCCTCACTCATCGGCTACAAACAGCCTCCGCCATGacacattgattgattgacgCACATACAGACAAATCAGTGCGGAATTCAGACACCCACATTTCTAAAAAATAGCCTAAATAGCAAAATTAGcctaaaaatgtcctcacacaACAAAATCACGTGGTGGAAATTGTCCTCTCGTTCCAAAAAATGTCGTCACTTTGCTAAATTATCCTCTTTTTCCACAAACGTTCTCCCTTTCCAAAACGTCTCcacactttccaaaaatgttccaATATCTGAAACTTTCCAAAATGTCCTTTCTGAACAGAAGTTCTTGCATTTTGCCAGAAATGTACCAACTCTctcaaaaatctaaatatactcactgtacaaaaaaatgtcattttcaacGTCCAAACCCCAAATTGGTcctcacatacatacatacatacataccagGGAGAAAACtcggctctgattggctgataaaCCACCACTCTCAGTCAGGTGTTAAACTGCAGGAAACCATAGAAACCATGAAACTGAAGGTGTCCTGATGTGAGAAGAGGACGAACGATGACTGTCCAACACgacatttattcattcattcatcatcatcagcctgcagctgctAATTTACTACTAAACCAGctggaaaacaggaagtgggccTCGATGatagccaatcagagctctcgTTGTATAACACATGGATGCCTCAGTGTGCCacgaaatgaaaacagagctgacaaatggaaaaataccagctgaagaaaaatcttatgtttcatttttttttttagagaatttatttgtgcatttaatttgacttttcaaTAACTGTATTTAATCGATTTATTTATAAATCCCcctttaatttgactttttaagAGTCAGAGTCAGTCAGTTATTCGTCCCTGTTTTTATTGTCAAGTTAAATATGAAGAATATAAATTATTTCTGCAGCATCAAGTCATTATTTCATAAAAGTGGAAACACCAACGAGAACAGAAATCCTCTGATGGCTTATTTATTTACCTGCTGTGGGTATTTGAGGTCGGGCTCGCTGCTGGTTTTCTCCACTCCGTTGATCCCAGAGGGGAACGGTCTCATACTGGTCATACTGGTCCAGTCCTCCATTTTGGCCGCGTGTCCGTCAGGTCCAGACAGTGCTGAGAAGAAGACGTCAACACCAGTTTAAACTTTTAGAATTcaacatctgcagctgtttttagcaCATCACAGAACAAACAATTCCACCTTAAAAGCTCACTTTCCCTCGTATTCAGTTGTAAACTGATGTTTTAACTGTGTCCAATTTCCTCCATGTCATCTCGATCATTGTTCACATCTTCTGTCAGCATCTTCAAAGCTTTTCACTCTGTGGTCGAActgatttttagtttttattgatGGAATCTGTTGATCAGCTCCTTTGAACACACTGACGCTCCTTTAAAACTTCACCATAAACCAGCTCAGAGTTAGAAACAACATCtctgaaaatgtcagtgagGCTGAAGCACATCATTCAATCAAACTTTATCTGTATCACACCTTTCACACAGTTTACAGAGGACAAACAAGCTGAGCAGAAAACACTAAATGTACCCGATAAAATGATTTAGAGAATATAAAATGTAATGAGAAAACCAATTAAAGTGATGAATATAGattgaaaacagtaaaatagaCTAAAGGAGCATGAAAACTAAACGCACCAAACGTTTTGGCAGCTGACGGAAATACTGTGGAATAAATGTTTAATCTGAATTATAACATCAGATTAAAATTCCTCATATTTCTAAATTTAAAAATAAGATTTTGTCAGGATGACTAATGAAGTTTTTTCAAAGAACTGTCGGCTTCAAAGACTTGAGATGTGTTTAGTGTCACTTCTAGAAAATGACGCTTTGTTATtaacatttatgtcatttttcatgtaaaaaccTTTCGTGGTTCCAGTTTCACAAATATgaagatctgctgcttttcctttgaaGTACTTTAACGATTTGAATGTATTTGTCAtgatgtggagctttggactgaacacacactgtgaaggtgtcacttcAGTTTTCAGGATGTTTCCAAACCAAACGATCAATCgatcgatggagaaaatgatcagctgattgatccagaatgaaaaagtttaaaatgagctccaatcaactccaacagtaaaatcctgctctgacatgaatgaggagacacaatAATCTgctgagaccagagacaagaggacaacagacacaggggacactttactgTAGCCAGTACTTTTACCTTCAATACTTGAAGTACAGTTTCCTGtttatacttacatacttttacttaagcaacATTTTCAGTACTGGACTTTAACTTGTAAcaaagtattttcacagtgtggtattagtacttttactgaagtaaaatatCTGAATATACATTCTGACCCTTGAACACCGaagcattgtttgttttttctctctttcttcaatatttccttgttttattgtgaacgattgtaaagaaataaatgaCATCAGACGCAGGTTTGAAGTCTTTCTGTTCAACATTGACAAGaattacattaaaatgtcaattaaaaataacaatgaagaggaaataaaaatgaatgataaaATTAATTAAAGGAGAtcctaaataataataattttattatttaatgtgTGATTCCAACTGTTTGAACTGATACTTTGTGTACCAAAGCCTTTAATTAACTACTTTATTTCTTGTGGCATCAACATTTGCGCACAATTAATTTTTaatagccttttttttttaaaaaaaaacaaaacaattatgTTAAATTGACAAGATTAACAATTACAGTATtgtgtcttatttttttttaaatgtcactgagGTGATTGTCTTGGTATTCATTTTTCTGGAAACTCtgatattttgatgtttttagctGATTCAATATGTTTAAGTTTGGCTCCTAATACACAAACAATAACTGAACGCTTTTCATCAAACTCAGATTCACTGGACGAGTTTCTTAAACGtatttttgttgtattattatttactttatagcattttttcctcaaaactcaCTCAACATATCTGTAAACAGAATAACGtcgttttttgttgtttaattcagttcagttttattttaaccACCTtcataaaacaaagacaactttattttaaatatttaaggAAATGTGTCTAAAACGATGAACCCACAAAACGTCAGAAGACTGAAGTACTGATTTGTATTATTTTCCAttgttttatttagaaaattTCATTGTGAACATCAAGTTTAACAGATGCAGAATTATTCCAGATGTGATGAGTTCGTAAAGTTTGGTTTTCAGTGTATTTATCTGAAGTTTTTTTAAGTGTCTGCACTAACCTGTCGGGTCCATGAAGGCTCGGATGCCCAGGATGTTGTGCCAGCTCCGCGGCAGGCCGACGTGTCCGGCGGGGCCGCTGCCGGTCCTGGTCCCGGTGTGGGTGACTGCGGCCCCGGTGTAGGAGGAGTACGGATAGACGTGTCCGTACTGGAGCTGAGGCGAGGCCGGTTTGTTGCCTTCATACGGCT
This window encodes:
- the pax1b gene encoding paired box protein Pax-1, whose product is MEQSYGEVNQLGGVFVNGRPLPNAVRLRIVELAQLGMRPCDISRQLRVSHGCVSKILARYNDTGSILPGAIGGSKPRVTTPAVVRSIRDYKQDDPGIFAWEIRDRLLSDGVCDKYNVPSVSSISRILRNKIGTLSQPYEGNKPASPQLQYGHVYPYSSYTGAAVTHTGTRTGSGPAGHVGLPRSWHNILGIRAFMDPTALSGPDGHAAKMEDWTSMTSMRPFPSGINGVEKTSSEPDLKYPQQSSSSLPGYVSACAYSPPNQYGVYGGPAASYVSTGPHWQPQSSSLAPSLAPSLAPARPGPAAPLEAADFHTAASFKLPQREEDRKPQSPVYKHHHGAHRLSSAS